In bacterium, the genomic window GGAGCTGATCTTCGCGCTCCTGCAGGCGCAGACCGACAAGAACGGCGCCATATTCGGCGAGGGGGTTCTCGAGACCCTGCCGGACGGTTTCGGCTTCCTGCGCTCGCCCGACTACAACTATCTGCCGGGCCCGGACGACATCTACGTCTCCCCCTCGCAGATCCGCCGCTTCGGCCTGCGCACCGGCGATACGATCGCGGGCCAGATCAGGCCGCCGAAGGAGGGCGAGCGTTACTTCGCGCTGCTCAAGGTCGAGACGATAAATCTCGAGGCCCCGGAGAAGGCCAAGGAAAAGACGATCTTCGACAACCTGACCCCGCTCTATCCGAACCAGAGGATCAAGCTCGAGTTCGACATGAAGAACCACTCCACGCGCATCATGGATCTCTTCACCCCGATCGGGAAGGGTCAGCGCGCGCTCATCGTCTCTCCGCCTCGCGCGGGCAAGACGGTGCTCCTGCAGAACGTCGCGAACGCCATCACCTCGAATCACCCCGAGATATACATGATCGTGCTTTTGATCGACGAGCGCCCCGAGGAGGTCACGGATATGGAGCGCTCGGTCAAGGCGGAAGTCGTCTCGTCCACGTTCGACGAGCCGGCGCAGCGCCACGTGCAGGTCTCGGAGATGGTGCTGGAGAAGGCCAAGCGCATGGTCGAGCATGGCAGGGACGTCGTGATCCTGCTCGATTCCATCACGAGGCTCGCCCGCGCCTACAACTCAGTGGTTCCGCCTTCGGGCAAGATCCTCTCCGGCGGCGTGGACTCAAATGCCTTGCACAAGCCCAAGCGCTTCTTCGGCGCCGCGCGCAACATCGAGGAGGGGGGGTCGCTCACCATCATCGGCACCGCGTTGATCGACACGGGCAGCCGCATGGACGAGGTCATCTTCGAGGAGTTCAAGGGCACGGGCAACATGGAGATCCACCTCGACCGCAAGCTCATGGAGAAGCGCATCTTCCCCTGCCTTGATATCAACAAGTCCGGCACGCGCAAGGAAGAGCTCCTGCTCAACGAGGAGGAGCTGGGCAAGGTCTGGATCCTGCGCAAGATGCTCCAACCGCTCAACCAGATCGACGCGATGGAGTTCCTGCTCGACAAGGTCACGCCCTGCAAGACCAACAAGGAATTCCTGATGTCGATGAATCAGTAGGACCGCTGTCGATTACTTCCTTGGAAGCACCACGATTCCGTTCGTCACCTTGGCGAGCCCCTCGAGAGAGAGGCTGAAGTCGCCGACCTTGGCGTACATCTGCGAGGAACCCCCGCCGTCGAGCGCCATCGAGTCCTGGCAGTCGAAACCGCCGTTGAACATGCGCCCACCCATGCGCTTTGCGAGCTCCTTGAGCGAGATGCCGTGGCCCGAGGTGATGAGGAGCACGACCATGCCCTGCCCGTCGATGCCGACGGCGGAGCGCGCCGATAGCCCTTCCTTGAGCTTGGGGACGCTGCCGCCTATCGTGAGCCTCGGGCCCACCTGCAGCGCCATCGAGACGTTGCCGCTGTCCTTGAAATCCTTCGGCGTCGCGATGGCCGGCTTTTTGTCCGCGATATAGAAGACGCTCCACCAGCTCGTGTTGTGCAGGGGCCTCAGCTGTTTTTTGCCGCTGATGATGAGGCCGATGGACTCGTGCTCCGGCGTGAAGAAGCCGCCGTTGATCGCTACGAGCGCGCCTTTCCTGTCGGCCATCTCCCGGATTGTGGCGCCTTCCTTCTCGTTGGCCGCCATGGCCACGTCCAGTCCGTATTTCGCCGGATCGATCCTGAAGGCGTGTATCCAGGTGCGTTCGCCTTCGGACAGGTCGAACGAGTAGGTCGCGTACTGCAGCCCGTCCCTGAGCTGCCTCCAGATGTAGGGGGATTTCGGCGCGGCGCTGCACTGGATCGGCGTAGCCAGGGCCGCCAGCAAGAGCGCGAAGAAAATATATTTTGTTTTCATCTGCCCCATATATCCACGGCCGTCCCTTCTTTGATCCTGTCATGCCCGCTGACTATGACCATGTCGTCGTCCGCAAGCCCTCTCGCTATCTCGACGAGGCTGCCGCGCGTCTGTTCGGGTATGACCTGAACCTTGTGCGCCTTGCCGTTCACGACCGTGAAGACGAAATATCCTCGTGTCTCCCTGATGATGGAGCTCTCGGGTACGAGGTGGACGCGGCGCGTGGTGTCGCCCGTCATCTCCACGGCCGCCGTCATCCCCTCCTTGTAGATTGCCGCGGGGTTGGGGATGGAGGCGCGCACGATGAGTTTGTTGTCCGATGGGTCGATCTTCGTGTCGATCGCCGTCACGGTCGCCTGTTCCCTCCTGTCGCCGAGCGACGGGAACACGACGTTTAGCCGTGAGCCGGCCTTTATGTCGCCGGACATCTCCTGTCCTATCCTGAACTCCACGAGCGCCGGGTCCATCCGCTTCACCGTGGCGATCGGACTGCCCGCCGCCGCCATGGAGCCGGCCGTGACCAGCCTCTTCACGAGCACTCCGCTTATCGGGCTCGTGATGCCGGGCTCCCCGATGTTCGTCTCCGCCCGGCCGATATCGGCCTGTATCCTCTCGATCTCCGCTTCGTCGTCCGCGACCTCTTTTTCGACCTCATCGTACTGCTCCTGGTCTATGCGTCCCTCGTCGAGGAGCCTGTCGCGGTTTCGCAGGATGTAGCTGTCCTTCTCGGCCTTGTTGCGGATCTCCCTGAGGTCGGCCCTCATCCTCGCCAGCCTCACCGCAAACTCCTCCTCCGAGATCCTCGCGATGACTTCGCCCGCGTTCACCGCCTGTCCCTCGGCAACCGCGAAGGACTCGATGACCGCATCCTCGGGCAGGGATATGTCCGCTTTTTCAGAGGCTGAGAGCGTAGCCGGGATCTGGGAGATGTTCGCCTTGTCCTCCGTCGCCACGGTTTCGACCGTGACCGGTATCCCGGAGGCCTCGCCCCTCAGAAGATTTGACAGGAATCCGCCCCGCTCGTTCGAGCAGCTGAAGGCCACGATGATCACGGCGGCCAGGGTGATTAAGATGGCTGATTTCATAAGTCGTTGGATGCGCCGGGATTATAGTGAAAGGGGGACGCTAGGCAATGGAAAAGGGGGCTCCATAGCCCTTGACGGTAAAGGTTTCGCATGGTAACTGACCGCTTCCTTTTTTCCCGATAATTCAAGGGGTTCTTATGGTTGAGATGGAAGTTCTGGTGTCGTTGTGCAAGAGGCGGGGCTTCATATTCCAGTCCAGCGAGATCTACGGCGGGATCAACGGATTCTGGGATTTCGGGCCCGTGGGCTGCGAGCTCAAGCGCCGCATCAAGGACTCATGGTGGAAGAGGATGGTCCAGGATCGCGAAGACGTCGTGGGCATCGACTCCTCCATCATCGCGCATCCCGAGATCTGGATCGCTTCGGGCCACGTGGCGAGCTTCAACGATCCGATGGTCGACTGCAAACAGTGCAAGCGCAGATTCCGCCTCGACGAGATACCGGCCGCCGACGCGAAGAAGTGCCCCGAGTGCGGCGGCGATCTGACCGACGCGCGCGAGTTCAACCTCATGTTCCAGACCCACGTGGGCGCCACCGCGGACGGCGCGTCCATCGCGTACCTTCGGCCCGAGACCTGCCAGTCGATATTCACGCAGTTCAAGAACGTGCAGGTGTCGAGCAGGATGAAGGTCCCCTTCGGCATCGCGCAGATCGGCAAGGCCTTCCGCAACGAGATCACGCCGCGCAATTTCATATTCCGCTCGCGCGAGTTCGAGCAGATGGAGATGGAGTTCTTCTGCCACGCGGCCGAGGCCGACAAGTGGTACGAGTACTGGATAGGAGAGCGCTTCGCCTGGTTCAAGTCGATCGGCGTCAATCCCGAGCGGCTCAGGCTCCGCCCGCACGAGCACCACGAGATGGCGCATTACGCCAAGGGGTGCACCGACGTGGAGTATGAGATGCCCTTCGGCTGGTCCGAGATGGAGGGGATCGCCAATCGCACGAACTACGACCTCACGAACCACATGAAGCACTCGGGCAAGGACCTCACGTACTTCGACGAGGTTCTGAAGGAGAAGTTCGTGCCGTACGTCATCGAGACCTCGGTGGGCGTTGACCGCACCGCGCTCGCGATACTCTCCGACGCGTATCGCGAGGAGGAGGTCAAGGGCGAGAAACGCGTGGTCATGGGCTTCCATCCCTCGATCGCACCTGTGCAGGTCGGCGTGCTCCCGCTGTCGGCCAAGCTCAAGGAGCCCGCTAAAAAACTGGAGCAGGAGCTGCGCCGAGGCTTCGTGAGCGAGTACGACGACGCCGGCTCGATAGGGAAGCGCTACCGCCGCCACGACGAGATCGGCACGCCTTTCTGCCTGACCTATGATTTCGAATCTGAGAACGATCACGCCGTCACCGTGCGCGACCGCGACACCATGCAGCAGGAGCGCGTGCCGATGGAGAAAGTCGCGGAATACCTGAGAGACAAATTCGTACGATAGTTCGATACCGACGGACCAACTAAGGAGGAGCACAGATGAGCACCAAGTATGTTTACACGTTCGGCGCAGGCAAGGCGGAGGGCAACGCGACGATGAAAAACCTGCTCGGCGGCAAGGGCGCCAACCTCGCCGAGATGTCCGGCCTGGGCATCCCCGTCCCTGCGGGGTTCACGATCACGACCGAGGTCTGCACGCATTATTACGATCACGACAAGACATACCCCAAGGAGTTGGACAAACAGGTGCAGGACGGTCTCCGCTTCGTGGAGAAGGCGATGGGCGCGAAATTCGGCGACCCCAAGAATCCGCTGCTCCTCTCCGTTCGCTCCGGCGCGCGCGCGAGCATGCCCGGCATGATGGACACGGTGCTGAACCTGGGGCTCAACCAGGAGACTATCCGCGGGATCATCGACCGCACGGGCAACGAGCGCTTCGCCTACGACTCCTACCGCCGCTTCATCCAGATGTACAGCGACGTGGTGCTCGGCGCGGAGTCGCATCATTTCGAGACGATAATCGACGAGCTCAAGAAGAGCAAAGGCGTGAAGCTCGACACCGAGCTCACGGCGGCCGACCTCAAGGAGCTCTGCACGCGCTTCAGGGAGCTGGTCAAGCGCGACCTGGGCCGCGACTTCCCCGACGACCCGAGGGATCAGCTCATCGGCGGCATCGGCGCGGTCTTTAAATCCTGGATGACCCCGCGCGCGATCGAGTACAGGAGGCTCCACGCCATCCCGTCATCCTGGGGCACCGCGGTCAACGTGCAGGCGATGGTCTTCGGCAACATGGGCGACGACTGCGCCACCGGCGTGGCCTTCACGCGCGATCCCGGAACCGGCGACCGCCGTTTCTTCGGCGAATACCTCATCAACGCGAAGGGAGAGGACGTGGTCGCGGGCATCCGCACGCCTCAGCCGATCAACGTCGCGGCCAAGAAATCCCCGGACGAGAAATCGCTCGAGGAGGCGATGCCCAAGCCCTACACGGAGCTCGAGAACATCTACAAGAAGCTCGAAAAACATTACCGCGACATGCAGGACATCGAGTTCACCATCCAGCAGAACAAACTCTGGATGCTGCAGACGCGCAACGGCAAGCGCACCGGGCCGGCCGCGGTGAAGATCGCGGTGGACATGGTGAACGAGAAGATGATCGACAAGCGAGAGGCGCTCATGCGCGTCGCGCCCGCCCAGCTCGATCAGCTCCTCCATCCGCGCCTCGATCCCAAGGCAAGGCGCGAGGTGGTGGCAAAGGGCCTGCCCGCTTCGCCCGGCGCCGCGGTGGGGCGGGTGGTTTTCACGGCCGACGAGGCCGCGCGCTGGGCCAAGGACGGCAAGAAGGTCATACTCGTGCGCCTCGAGACCTCGCCCGACGACATCAAGGGCATGGCGGTCGCGCAGGGCATCCTCACCTCGCGCGGAGGGATGACCTCCCACGCGGCGGTGGTCGCGCGCGGGATGGGCACTCCGTGCGTCGCCGGCTGCGGTGAGCTAGGGGTCGACGCCGGGCGCAAACAGGCCCGCATAGGCGAGATCGTGCTTTCAGAGGGGGACCCGATCACCAT contains:
- the rho gene encoding transcription termination factor Rho, encoding MHLNELKGKKIAELLELGNQFNIENAAAMRKQELIFALLQAQTDKNGAIFGEGVLETLPDGFGFLRSPDYNYLPGPDDIYVSPSQIRRFGLRTGDTIAGQIRPPKEGERYFALLKVETINLEAPEKAKEKTIFDNLTPLYPNQRIKLEFDMKNHSTRIMDLFTPIGKGQRALIVSPPRAGKTVLLQNVANAITSNHPEIYMIVLLIDERPEEVTDMERSVKAEVVSSTFDEPAQRHVQVSEMVLEKAKRMVEHGRDVVILLDSITRLARAYNSVVPPSGKILSGGVDSNALHKPKRFFGAARNIEEGGSLTIIGTALIDTGSRMDEVIFEEFKGTGNMEIHLDRKLMEKRIFPCLDINKSGTRKEELLLNEEELGKVWILRKMLQPLNQIDAMEFLLDKVTPCKTNKEFLMSMNQ
- a CDS encoding phosphodiester glycosidase family protein codes for the protein MKTKYIFFALLLAALATPIQCSAAPKSPYIWRQLRDGLQYATYSFDLSEGERTWIHAFRIDPAKYGLDVAMAANEKEGATIREMADRKGALVAINGGFFTPEHESIGLIISGKKQLRPLHNTSWWSVFYIADKKPAIATPKDFKDSGNVSMALQVGPRLTIGGSVPKLKEGLSARSAVGIDGQGMVVLLITSGHGISLKELAKRMGGRMFNGGFDCQDSMALDGGGSSQMYAKVGDFSLSLEGLAKVTNGIVVLPRK
- a CDS encoding efflux RND transporter periplasmic adaptor subunit, coding for MKSAILITLAAVIIVAFSCSNERGGFLSNLLRGEASGIPVTVETVATEDKANISQIPATLSASEKADISLPEDAVIESFAVAEGQAVNAGEVIARISEEEFAVRLARMRADLREIRNKAEKDSYILRNRDRLLDEGRIDQEQYDEVEKEVADDEAEIERIQADIGRAETNIGEPGITSPISGVLVKRLVTAGSMAAAGSPIATVKRMDPALVEFRIGQEMSGDIKAGSRLNVVFPSLGDRREQATVTAIDTKIDPSDNKLIVRASIPNPAAIYKEGMTAAVEMTGDTTRRVHLVPESSIIRETRGYFVFTVVNGKAHKVQVIPEQTRGSLVEIARGLADDDMVIVSGHDRIKEGTAVDIWGR
- a CDS encoding glycine--tRNA ligase; this translates as MEVLVSLCKRRGFIFQSSEIYGGINGFWDFGPVGCELKRRIKDSWWKRMVQDREDVVGIDSSIIAHPEIWIASGHVASFNDPMVDCKQCKRRFRLDEIPAADAKKCPECGGDLTDAREFNLMFQTHVGATADGASIAYLRPETCQSIFTQFKNVQVSSRMKVPFGIAQIGKAFRNEITPRNFIFRSREFEQMEMEFFCHAAEADKWYEYWIGERFAWFKSIGVNPERLRLRPHEHHEMAHYAKGCTDVEYEMPFGWSEMEGIANRTNYDLTNHMKHSGKDLTYFDEVLKEKFVPYVIETSVGVDRTALAILSDAYREEEVKGEKRVVMGFHPSIAPVQVGVLPLSAKLKEPAKKLEQELRRGFVSEYDDAGSIGKRYRRHDEIGTPFCLTYDFESENDHAVTVRDRDTMQQERVPMEKVAEYLRDKFVR
- the ppdK gene encoding pyruvate, phosphate dikinase — its product is MSTKYVYTFGAGKAEGNATMKNLLGGKGANLAEMSGLGIPVPAGFTITTEVCTHYYDHDKTYPKELDKQVQDGLRFVEKAMGAKFGDPKNPLLLSVRSGARASMPGMMDTVLNLGLNQETIRGIIDRTGNERFAYDSYRRFIQMYSDVVLGAESHHFETIIDELKKSKGVKLDTELTAADLKELCTRFRELVKRDLGRDFPDDPRDQLIGGIGAVFKSWMTPRAIEYRRLHAIPSSWGTAVNVQAMVFGNMGDDCATGVAFTRDPGTGDRRFFGEYLINAKGEDVVAGIRTPQPINVAAKKSPDEKSLEEAMPKPYTELENIYKKLEKHYRDMQDIEFTIQQNKLWMLQTRNGKRTGPAAVKIAVDMVNEKMIDKREALMRVAPAQLDQLLHPRLDPKARREVVAKGLPASPGAAVGRVVFTADEAARWAKDGKKVILVRLETSPDDIKGMAVAQGILTSRGGMTSHAAVVARGMGTPCVAGCGELGVDAGRKQARIGEIVLSEGDPITIDGGTGEVMLGELPTIAPELTGDFGTFMAWSDEYRKLKVRTNADTPHDAQTARNFGAEGIGLTRTEHMFFEGDRIDAFREMILSEDIEGRKKALAKILPMQKSDFKGIFKVMSGYPVTIRLLDPPLHEFLPHTDEEVEDLSKKMGVSAQKLRDKSAELHEFNPMLGHRGCRLGVTYPEIYAMQTQAIMEAACELARDENVACIPEIEIPLVGHYHELVQLRAVCDKVCQEVIAKTGVKVDYTIGTMIELPRAAITADEIAKHADFFSFGTNDLTQTTFGFSRDDAGKFLREYVQKKILPCDPFVTIDRDGVGQLMKIAVAKGRATNPKLDIGICGEHGGDPDSVAFCNEIGLNYVSCSPYRVPIARLAAAQAELAETKKN